The genomic region CGGCCGAGGAGAAGTTCACCATCTCCCGCTACCGCCGCGAGATCGCCGCCGCCATCGGCGCGCTGCTGAAAGCCTGACCCTTTCGCGGACCCCACGGTCGTTTGCACCCCACCTTCGCGGACCCCACGGTCGCCTGCACCCCTCCTTCGCGGACCCCACGGTCGCCTGCACCCCACCTTCGCGGACCCCACGGTCGCCTGCACCCCACCTTCGCGGACCACACGGTCGCCTGCACCCCACCTTCGCGGACCCCACGGTCACTTGCCGGCCTCGGCGCATCCTGCCGGGGCACCGGCAGACAGGAAGATCCACTGCCTGATAGCCTCGACAGCGTGAAATCTTCATCAGAGATGCTCTCCGGTCACCTGATCTTCCCGCGTGTCGCCGTGCTGGGTGAGGGCACGTTGCTCGCCGTCGCTCGCAGCGCGACGTCCTCCGGTCACGGTTTCGATGCGAGCGACAGCGTCGCCCCTGCGGACGCCGACGTGATTGTCGTCGCTGCCGCCGAGGTCGACGCCGCGCTGCTCGAGCTGGTCAGCGCCGGCACCGGCCTGGTGGTGGTGGGGGCAGGCGCCGATCTGTCCCGCGCCGGGATCACCGGCCAGGACGACGAGACAGTCTCAGCCGTACGGAGCACCGAGGTGGCCCAGACCCTGACGGAGGATCTGCTGGCCCGGGTGGACACCGAGCACCTCTCGGTGCTCGGCCGGTTGACGCTCTCCGCGCCGGCCACCCCCCTGCTGGAGACCGCCGGTGGTCCGGTCGCCGCGGTGTCGAGCCTGGGAGCCGGGCGCGTCGTGGTGCTTGTCGTCGGCGGCGTCCAGGGTCACCCCGAAGCGCTCCGGACGCTGATCAGCAACGCCGCAATCCATGCCGCTCGCAACAGCGCATCGGGTCGCATGCGGTCCCAGCACCCGCTGGTGTCCGACACCCGCTGGCTGGCCCTCAAGGACGCGGTCAGCAGCATCCGCCCGCTGCAGATCAAGGACGGCTCCATCCCCGACGCCGAGAACCACGCTCTCGCAACGGGTCTCGTCGACCGCATCTCCACCTCGATCACCGAGCTCGCTCCGGAGTTCCCGCACGACCATGCCTACCTCACCGCCCTGGTCGCGGACTTCCGTCGGTGGGCCGATGACGGCTTCGCCGTCCCCGACTTCCTGGACTCGCTGGTGGCGTTCGCACCCGCGAACAACCGGGTCGACGGGCTGCCGCACCTGGTCGTGTTCCCGATGTACACCCAGAACGGAAACCTCGATCGCAACGTGGAAGCTGTTCTGCTCCAGGTGATCTGGCCGGAATTCGTCGCTGAACTCGAGGCCGGCGACTACTCGAACAAGCTGTTCCTGCCGATCCGTTTCCTGGACTTCACCGCCGGCTACGACACCAACTCCGCGGTGCTGTTCCCGGAGACGATCGCGATGCGCGAGCTGCCCAAGTTCACCTGGGGCGGCATCTTCGCCGACCGCGAGGCTGCCCGGTTCCGTCGGGTGGTCGCCGAGGCCGCCCAGGTCACCGGCCTGCAGTTGCCGCCGGACGCCGCGCGGTTGGTCGCCGACCAGGATCTAGCAGAGCAGACGTTCGTCATGTGGGACCTGATCCACGATCGCACCCACATGCACGGAGACCTGCCGTTCGACCCGTTCATGATCAAGCAGCGGATGCCGTTCTTCCTCTACTCGCTGGAGGAGATGCGCTGCGACCTCACAGCTTTCCGCGAATCAGTGGAGCTGGAGAAGCAGGGCAACCCGTACGCGCGGCTCGTCCAGTACGCGGTCATCTTCGACCGCATCTTCCGGTTCTCGATCACCGGGGCCCGGGTCCGCAACTACGACGGCCTCGGCGGCCAGTTGCTGTTCGCCTGGCTGCACCAGCACCGCGTCCTGCACTGGACCGACAACCGGCTCACCATCGAATGGGACAAGGTCACCGAGCCGGTGCTGGAGCTCGGTCGACGGATCGAGGATCTCTACTGGCGCTCCATCGACCGCCCGAAGGTGGCGCACTGGCTGGCCGCCTACGAGCTGGTGTCCTCCGTCGTCACCCCGCATCCGCTGTCCGCCTGGGCCCGGTACACCGCCGGCGACCGCGAGGCGCTCCCGCTCGACGGTCCGCCCAAGGGCCTCACCGATCACGTGCTGCCCGACGAGTTCCCATTGTCGATGTTCTTCGAGGCACTCGACAAGAAGATGAAGGACGTCGTCGCCGGGACGGCCGGCATCACCGGCTGAGCCTGACCTGCCGAGCCTGAACTGCTGAGCACCGACCGGCTGAACCACGGACATGCTGACCCGCTGAAAGGCCACTGGCCCGTTTCCTCGGTGAGGGGACGGGCCGGTGGCGTTCTCGCTCGACGCAGCAGCGCGGAACGCGTCAGCGCACCCTGCGGTAGACCCGCATGGCGAAGAAGTAGGCGATCAATGCGCCACCGACGCACCAGGCCAACGCGATCCAGATGTCGCTGCCCACCGGGACTCCCCGGAACAGATCACGGATGCTCTCGACGATCGCGGTGACCGGCTGGTGCTCGGCGAAGAACCGCACCGGGCCCGGCATCGTGTCGGTCGGCACGAACGCGGAGCTGATGAACGGTAGGAAGATCAGCGGGTAGGCGAACGCAGATGCTCCGTCGATCGAACTCGCGGTGAGCCCGGGAATGACGGCCAGCCAGGTCAGCGCCAGGGTGAACAACGCCAGGATGCCGGCCACCGCCGCCCAGCTCCCGATGCCCGCACCGGTGCGGAACCCCATCAGCAACGCCACTCCGAAGATCACCACCAGCGACAGTGCCGTCGACACCAGCGAAGTGAGCACATGGCCCCACAGGACCGCTGACCGCGACACCGGCATCGAGTGCAGCCGCGCGATGATGCCCTCCTTCGTGTCGCCGAAGATCCGCACCGCGGTGTAGGAGATCCCGGTGGCCACGGCGATCAGCAGGATGCCGGGCAGCAGGTAGTTGACGTAGCTGTCGCTGCCGGTCTTGATGGCGCCGCCCAGGACGTAGACGAACAACAACAGCATCGCGATCGGCATGATCGCGACCGTGATGATGGTGTCCGGGCTCCGCTGGATGTGCCGCATGGAGCGCCCGAACAGGACAACGGTTTCGTTGAGCGTCTTCATCTCGGTTCCGCCCCTGCTGACGTGATTGCTGCTGACGCGGCGGCCGGCGCACCGATGACCGACAGGAAGATCTCCTCGAGCGTCGGCTGCTTCTCGACGTACTCCTTCTTCGCGGGCGGCAGCAGCTTCTTGAGCTCCGCGAGGGTGCCCTCGACGATGATCCGTCCCTGGTGCAGGATCGCGATCCGGTCGGCGAGCTGCTCGGCCTCGTCCAGGTACTGCGTGGTCAACAGCACCGTCGTCCCACCACCGGCGAGCGCCTTGATGGTCCGCCACACCTCCAGCCGGCCCTGCGGATCGAGGCCGGTCGTGGGCTCGTCGAGGAAGATCACCTCGGGCGAGCCCACCAGACTCATGGCGATGTCCAGTCGCCTGGTCATCC from Nakamurella sp. A5-74 harbors:
- a CDS encoding DUF6421 family protein, with protein sequence MRSQHPLVSDTRWLALKDAVSSIRPLQIKDGSIPDAENHALATGLVDRISTSITELAPEFPHDHAYLTALVADFRRWADDGFAVPDFLDSLVAFAPANNRVDGLPHLVVFPMYTQNGNLDRNVEAVLLQVIWPEFVAELEAGDYSNKLFLPIRFLDFTAGYDTNSAVLFPETIAMRELPKFTWGGIFADREAARFRRVVAEAAQVTGLQLPPDAARLVADQDLAEQTFVMWDLIHDRTHMHGDLPFDPFMIKQRMPFFLYSLEEMRCDLTAFRESVELEKQGNPYARLVQYAVIFDRIFRFSITGARVRNYDGLGGQLLFAWLHQHRVLHWTDNRLTIEWDKVTEPVLELGRRIEDLYWRSIDRPKVAHWLAAYELVSSVVTPHPLSAWARYTAGDREALPLDGPPKGLTDHVLPDEFPLSMFFEALDKKMKDVVAGTAGITG
- a CDS encoding ABC transporter permease, with the protein product MKTLNETVVLFGRSMRHIQRSPDTIITVAIMPIAMLLLFVYVLGGAIKTGSDSYVNYLLPGILLIAVATGISYTAVRIFGDTKEGIIARLHSMPVSRSAVLWGHVLTSLVSTALSLVVIFGVALLMGFRTGAGIGSWAAVAGILALFTLALTWLAVIPGLTASSIDGASAFAYPLIFLPFISSAFVPTDTMPGPVRFFAEHQPVTAIVESIRDLFRGVPVGSDIWIALAWCVGGALIAYFFAMRVYRRVR